TACTgagttttgagatttaaaaaagCATCCTTCTCCAGCGGCCCTGTAGTCAAGTCTCTCCCCAGCCTCCATTGAAACAGCGCTGTTTGGTAACTTCTTTAATTGGTATTTACCTTATTTGGTGCTGTTTTGTAACACTGTGTTATAATAGTGTTGTGCTGCCTTGTGGTGTTgaattgtgtgtttatatagtgctgtGTTTGCCGTGTTGTGACTCTGAGTCTTGTTCTTTGCAGGGTTCTGCCGCTCCCCTCCTATGATGATCGCGGGGGGGCGTGTGTTTGTGGTGCCCTGTATTCAACAGATCCAGAGGTAACCACTTTCTGCCCTCacccctctctccttcctccccTCCCGCCCTCTCTATGACCACACAGGGTTATTCTAAGCAGGTGTCTGAGCCGTTTTCCATTGATTTGCGATGGGTTCTTCTTAAGAGTTTTGGGGAGTTTAGTTTTTGACGTACGCTGACAATGCCTGGGGGCTTCAGAACATCTCTTACTGCTTGTGATATATTATTGTAATAGACTGATTCTCTCCCCCAGGATCTCGCTCAACACATTGACTCTGAATGTGAAGAGTGATAAAGTGTACACGCGCCATGGCGTGCCCATCTCGGTGACTGGCATCGCTCAGGTAGTGTGCCCGGCTCCCAGcactgtctgtgtgcatgtgtcactgtgtgtgcgcatataatacacacacaacccTTTTCCGTATACGTGCTACTTCTGTCATGTTGTGGTTCTGTTCAGTGGGCTGTGTTGTGATGGATGTGCTTGTGCCTGGTCACGTGCCAATGTAATGTAATACTCGAatactgtgtgtgagagagaggggagagagataTCATGGCactgtgttttgttatttaagGTAACATGCATTGTTTCACAAACAAacagagagacggacagagagtgagtgtggTTTGTCTCAGTTGCTCTTGCATGCCAGCCCTGTTTGCCTATTTCTCCCTTTGTATGAAACCTCCACTCTCTGTTCCCTCTCTGGTTAAAGACGCCCCCtccccccgtctctctctggctctcaatctttttctttctcgtccctcccctccccccacctcCTTCTCCCCTGATTGGCTGACATCCAGCTTATTTCCCTGAAGTGACCTCAcagctctccctccctccccctgtctCGGATGATTCTCTCCACTGTGGCCAGCTCTGGGATCATAACAGATTAAACGCTATTGATCAGAAGATTGTTGGAGACAATCTTGTAGATTTACAGCTGCAAGTGATAGTACCGTACACACTCCCTCAGTTGAATACTGTGTACTTGACAGCATGACTACATTGTGTTGTACGCTCCTGTATTCATCTGTTTGAGTTGTTTTATTCATGTGTAATAAACTAACcttaaaagaacaacaactaaatgaatgagaaacaaaattataaTCTTAGAAATTCACATTGCCGGCTTCATCTTGGACTGTATTGTGTTTCAGTGGCTACTAAACTAATAGACTGAAGCATCCTCTGTGGCctccaaaaacatattttggacacagatacaaaaaaaaatcagttgtcATCTCTGTTTGTTGCTTGGTTTCTCTGTCAACATCTCTGTGTCAGTGCCTGGAAACGTACTCGTGCagctctctccccccccccctctctctctccaggatgtttggtgcagccccccaaagccaaccttcagcCACCCTTTCTGaatctttattatattttaacagtttctgaacattttctatGACAAATCGCACATGttatttgggggaaaataataaaacaacaattaaagttcataaaaAGCTATGATTTGGgatatatttagttttcatcTGTGGTTCATTTTCAACTGCGGCCCCCcaatcccatgcaacctctggaaattggccctccatgactagacattgggaacccctgacctACAGTAACACTTTCTTACCCCCCCACTCTGTCTCATGTGTAAACGGGAATAAACAGCAGCGTTACTGATTTAACTAAAATGGCAACGAAAGTACATAGACTGTTTATAAAAATGGAATAACGATGACGCCTtttctgcttctctctctttgtcaCGGCTGTGTCTCTCGTGTGTTGGGCTCTGTGTTTATCTGTCCATGCATAAACTCATACTGGGCTCTTGTAACATTAGTAGCTGTAGGAGGGCACATCAGCGCGTGGGTTAGAAAGCCTGAAAGCGCATCAAGTGTGTGTTTCTACTCAGGAAACCCACAGTGACTTCAATAGAGAGTGTGAGTGGCGAGCAGGGGGCGTATCTAGCCTCGGTAAATAAAACGCCGCAGGGTTTATAGACCTGAGGGTGTGCGGGGTGTGGGGGcgatctctctgtctctccctcctaTAGAGTAacacccctctctccctccgttCCATGCTTTGTCCCAGGTGAAGATCCAGGGTCAGAATAAGGAGATGCTGGCCGCTGCATGCCAGATGTTCATGGGGAAGTCTGAGCAGGAGATCACCCACATCGCGCTGGAGACGCTGGAGGGGCACCAGAGGGCCATCATGGCGCACATGACGGTGGAGGTAAGAGGAGGGGCTGGTTCAGCACCGCGGTCACAGATCCTGGTATCCCTGACCGTGCTGTGCTGTCCTGCACGAGTCAGGGGCTGGACTGTACTGCACTCCGTCGTGTTTGACCAACTCCTCTGTCTGATCCCCGCCCCCGTCAGGAGATCTATAAGGATCGTAAGAAGTTCTCCGAGCAGGTGTTCAAGGTGGCGTCGTCCGACCTGGTGAACATGGGCATCAGTGTGGTCAGCTACACCCTGAAGGACGTGCACGATGACCAGGTCAGTCGCCGCACtgttacactgcactgcactacaccaAGAAAGCACGAGGAAAGCAAAGGGAGCGCTTTGATTAGGATCGTTTTGATTTGTGCTTAGTTTCCTGGTCTTTCCTCTGCCTTGCTGTCTGTGAAGGTAttggtgtctctctctctcccgctgcAGCGCCCATGATAAGGTGCTCCTGGAACCccagcaaaacaaaatggacTATGCTTCCATACCGGGTTGCTCGAGTCACAATAAAGATGTGTTGATGGAAATGACGTTACTAGTAAGATAGatcaaataaatgtttctttcagtctctctccctctctctctctctctctctctgggttgcGATAAAAAAACAATCATGGCGGTTAGATGTCTAGTAATGCAGCTGTAATCggtacatgtttattttgtgtgcagTGATCAATTCAGAAGCTCAGTTCTGTTGTCTGGGGATTCACGGAGCATCTTATTACAGGAGCGACTATGAGAGAGACATGGATACCTCCCAACGCAGTGCGACTCGGCACTCGTGTACAGCGACACAAACACAGcgaaataaaacaatcaaagcACACATCAAAATCATCCTCAGAGACGTGCTTCTTAcagtttcctttcctttcctcatGCATTTTCGCCTGTGTGTGCCATGAAGGGTGTTTCGCAATtattagtggtagtagtagtagtatatgtCAATCCATTCAAATCGGATGGTAGCAGATACTAATGCACAATGTTTAACCAGCACTTGAAAAAGCACCTGCACCTGAAACAACCTCCCTCTTAGGACTCACGAGTGAAAGGGTTAAACACGGCCTGAGGAGTCTATAATGGGAAAGAGTTacaatctctctgtctctctctctccctcccccaggaCTATCTGCACTCTCTGGGGAAGGCCCGCACTGCGCAGGTGCAGAAGGACGCTCGTATCGGTGAGGCCCAGGCCAAGCGAGATGCCGTCATCAGGGTGAGTCTGTCCACctgtccccctgtccctcccttcTGTGCAAACCACTGTACACACAGCGCTGTAgtggacagcattcctggcctTCCTCtacctcctccctccctctctctctctctctctctctctctctctctctctctctctctggtcatCTCCCCTATTTCCCCAtgcacactttctctctctcacactgccTCCCTTCccccaccctccctctctctctctctctctctctctctctctctctctctctctgtgtgagatCAGGAGGCCCACGCGATGCAGGAGAAGGTGTCGGCTCAGTACATCAACGAGATCGAGATGGCCAAGGCACAGAGGGACTTCGAGCTGAAGAAGGCCGCCTACGACGTGGAGGTCAACACCAAGCAGGCCGAGTCGGACTTGGCCTACCAGCTGCAGGTCCGGGCTACGCCTGtccacacgcacacgcacagatTGACACGCACGAACACGGATGAAgtctcacacagacgcacacacagactcGGGTTCACAGAGCCGATTCGGACACAAAAGCAGAATAACCGTTTGGTCGTTTTGATTGATTCTTCCAAATACTGagaacttctctctctctctctcactctttcacTCCCCACCCCCAGGTGGCGAAGACGAAGCAGCGCATCGAGGAGGAGAAGATGCAGGTGATGGTGGTGGAGcgcgcccagcagatcctgctGCAGGAGCAGGAGATCACGCGGCGGGAGATGGAGCTGGATGCCAAGGTCAAGAAGCCAGCCGACGCGGAGAGATACAGGCTGGAGAGACTGGCCGAGGCAGAGCGGTGAGGGACAGAGACGGAGTGAGAGaccgagggagggagggacggacagacgGACGGACAGGCTGAGGGAcggagacactgagacacagaggaaTGTGGACTGCCCTCGCTGTACAATACATAAGTGATTACTGAcactgtattctctctctctctagtctCCAGATGATCATGCAAGTAGAAGCTGAGGCCGAGTCCATCAGGGTGAGTGTCTTGCTATttgcctgtgtctctgtctgattgtctgtctatctctctctctctcatctgtctctgtctgcccATTGCCATCCTTGTGATAACTCTGACTCCAGTCTATTGGCACAATCCTAATGACTCTCTCCCACATCCTTCCTCCTTCTCCTGCCCCCTCgtctctgtttctcttcctctcccgtTCTCCTCATCCtcgctctcctctctctcttccctctcccCCTGGTCCTGCTCCTCTCCCCGCTCAGATTAAAGGCGAGGCGGAAGCATTCGCAGTGGAGGCCAAGGGCAGGGCTGACGCCGAGCAGATGGCCAAGAAAGCCGAGGCCTTCCAGCAGTACAAGGAGGGAGCCATGGTGGACATGCTGCTGGAGAAGCTGCCCCTGGTAAGAGAGAGGCAGGGGTGACTGGGGAGGGTTTAAAGGGTTCACATTGTGGGGTGTGCGTCCCGTCTGGGCCTGCCTTCCTGCGCCCTGATGCACCTCACTTTGTCTCCACCAGATGGCGGAGGAGATCAGCAGGCCCCTGTCCCAGGTCAAGAAGGTGACCATGGTGTCCAGTGGCAACGGGGAGGTGGGTGCCAGCAAACTGACCGGGGAGGTGCTGGACATCATGACCAGGCTGCCCGAGACCATCGAGAAGCTGACCGGAGTCAACATCACTCAGGTACCCCgacctgtctctgtctgtgtgtctctgtgtctctgtgtctgtctctctgtctctctctgtgtgtctctgtctgtgtctctctgtctgtgtctctctgtctgtgtgtctctctgtctgtatgtctctgtgtctctgtgtgtctctcttgtctcggtctgtgtgtctctctgtctgtatgtctctgtgtctctgtgtgtctctcttgtctcggtctgtgtgtctctctgtttgtACACTTCCATGCATCCTCAGTCGTCTCCTTCATTTCTCCCCCCCAGGTCACTGGCAAGCCAACGCGAATGGGCTAAAGACCCGACCGGACCCCCTTCCTCTGACTCACCACTGCCTGTTGCCCTGATCCCCGTCCCCccgtctgtgtgtccctgtcgTGTGTTTCTGTGACCTCTGCTCCCTATCCGCATGTGCCCCGTCCGTTACTGTCAGGTCCGAAGTGCGTcttacaaagaaaaagaaacaaaatcgcAATGAAGAAATGTAGTTCTGTAAACACAGGCACTGAACGGCATCACAATCCACTGCTCTCACGTACAGTTCCCCGACACCCGGACAGCTTTGAAGCCGCGTGCTTCAATTTGTAGTGATTTACTCCGGCCCCCGAACAAAACAAGGGGAGGCATTTCAGCGTTGCGCAGAGCAGCGGTCCGACACTAACATGCTTCCCCCGTCTACCTCCTGTTTTTGCGTATCAAGCAGGGAGTCTAAAACTGTAGTGTAGCCTGTATGTGTTCTTAAACTAATCCGATTACGGACACCATCAGTGAAGGTAATGGAGAGATCGACGGATACCTTCGCCATCAAATCCAAGTTGTAGGCGAAGGAGGATAATTGACGATCGggaaaggaaagaaaggaagatGAGTAAACGAAAAACAGTGGGGAGTGAAGGACAGAAGTGGAGCTTACTCGATCTGTCCGTTTTACTCAAGGCTGCTAAAGTAAAGTTGTGAACGAGTGAACCAGGTCTGAGCAAGTTTCAGATGAGTTTCGAGTAGATCTGTCCCAGTACAGTAGGGGGTGTTGAgtttataaaaagtatttaatcgTAGTAAAGTGAGTTGATAACCTGAAGTGTTGTCGAAGCCTTCAGCCAGTGATGCGGCCGTCCGGACTAAGGGAACCACAATATTGAACCAAACggataaataaacacatgatCTTGGTCGGAAGGTCCTGTTCTCGCCCGTGCCGCTGTGAAGATCCGGTGCTGGCTGTtaacacactccctctctcacctcgGTGCCTCTGCCTTGACGTTTCTGCTGCCACTCTCGTTTAACAGTGGAGAGATGTGAAGGTTGCCTGCTGTAAAAAAGCTTTTATATCCCGCCTTCCACCCCAACAGGTGTCTTGTTTCCGATTCTGCGtcccaatcttttttttttgtattatcatCAATAACCTTAAAGGATAAGAAAAAATACGCATATTGTTTTGAGCGAGTGGTATTTTATATCAATTCTGAACTAGTGTGGGTGGGAAACACACTTTTCCTCCCTTAGTTgccaatgttttatttgtttttacccagaagatgattattatttttttttatttactgtttTTGGATCTCACTGAAAGGCGCGGGGGTTGGTTTAGAAATGCAAGGGGTTGTgaaaggtttctatttttccTTTTACTTTGTGTGGCATTAAGGCTGAAATTGGGACTTGACAGGAGTTAATTAATTTCCCAGTATGCAAGAAGACACATTAGATGCACTCAGCAATTCATGaaggtaaaatatatttttaaatctgcaTCTGATTGCAATGTGTTCTTTAGTTTTTACGTTCTCGCTTTAGTGTTTGGTTGCATGTATCCGTGGACCAGCCGTTAACCGTTAGCCAAGGCCTGTCACTACAGCAGTCGCTTCATTGTTAAGACCTAAACAAACACGTCCTTATTGATTCGAGAGTCGTGGTCTCTCTCTAACGGCCGTTTCTCCACACTAGCTGCTGTGCAGAGTCTACACTGGGTCGGTTTCCGCGCTTGTTCATTTCGTGTAGTAACTGATGTGCAGGTGACTGTTAGTCACGTCTCTCCCCTCGCTCGTCTGGGGGTGCATCACCCGGCTGTGACATCTAGGTCACTTAACACTTTCTTggtatcttttttttatttttatcgtATCATTTGTGTTTTAGAAAGTTGAACTTGCCAAAACGCCATGCACGCCTGTATGCTGCTGGCACTATTTAAGTCGCGGTTTAACACTTTTACTGACTGTAGTGAACTGCATTACGAAGAatgttcaaattgtattgtgTAGAAATATATACTCCTGTTTCCTATACCATAATGTTGAGAGTCTGGgtcttctttgtgtgtgtgtatgtgtgtatgtgtagccTACTGGGCAATTTCATGACACAATAGCATACTTCGGCCACTAGGCGGCTCTGTTACATCACTGCTTAATTGAATGTTCTCACACAGCCAATTAAGCGGCCAGCTGGGAAAAGCCGCAGCGCTACTTACAAAACTTCAAATGTATcaaaggtttacaaataatacaatttaactTTGCTTTGTATATTTCTCTGCATGTTTTTATCATCGTTTTAAAACCAAAAGACAAACAATAAACcgcatttttttattatgaaattattaaatatttgtacaaacatacaaaacaacTGTACAGTAatttacagaaaacaatataaaaacaatgaacACACATGAAGCTTCATTAGCAGCAGTAATGACTCCCGCACTTACTGTAGACTCAAAGAAAGTATTTTAATTGCAACGGCTTGCTCTAGACTTAGATCACCTCTGGGATGCGCTGGACCGCCGAATCTTCCCCAAAATCCGACACACCGGTCACCCCACCACCTcatattaaattatacaaatatgaGGCACTTCTTTTCAAACTGTCTGTAAACTAAACACTTAAAGGTCACATTAATCAAACCCTGAGTTGAATTCGGGCTCAATTCGGTTACAGTCTGTAtcctatattaaataaatacatattaaattatAGTTTCAATGTCCATTCTCACAGGGCTTTGCAGTCCAGAGCGTCCTGTTgggattttgcaatatctgtcCAACACTTTCAAGGGATTTCCATATTAACAAAGACAGTGTTAACGTCCGAGTCCAGTCTGTCCTCTGCGCTCACTCTGCGCCGGGAAGGTCCCCACCACCTCCCCCGTCCGCGGGCTCTCGGGCAGAGGCTCCCCCGCCGCCTCGGCGACACCGACAGGGCGCTGCAGCTCGGCCGCCTCTGCGGGGAACCCGGCGCCCTGGCCCGGGTCGCGGCGCGGCTCCTCGGCGGCGTAGATCTGACAGCACAGCACGGCCAGCAGGAGCCAGAGGAGCTTCTCCGCCGGGCTGCGGGCCTCGGGCCCCGGGAGGCGCTTCTTCACCTGCACCggggaaataaaatacattcaagaTAAATGCATTACTAAAATATACCAATATTACCACTAACATACAGCTCATCGGTTAGCCTACATTAAATCCCATTCAGGCAGATAAGCCTATTTATTAAACCCAAACCAAATAGCACTGTCCGAGTCCAGTAGACCCATCAGCTCACCACAGGCGGGTA
This Amia ocellicauda isolate fAmiCal2 chromosome 15, fAmiCal2.hap1, whole genome shotgun sequence DNA region includes the following protein-coding sequences:
- the LOC136711143 gene encoding flotillin-1; this encodes MFYTCGPNEAMVVSGFCRSPPMMIAGGRVFVVPCIQQIQRISLNTLTLNVKSDKVYTRHGVPISVTGIAQVKIQGQNKEMLAAACQMFMGKSEQEITHIALETLEGHQRAIMAHMTVEEIYKDRKKFSEQVFKVASSDLVNMGISVVSYTLKDVHDDQDYLHSLGKARTAQVQKDARIGEAQAKRDAVIREAHAMQEKVSAQYINEIEMAKAQRDFELKKAAYDVEVNTKQAESDLAYQLQVAKTKQRIEEEKMQVMVVERAQQILLQEQEITRREMELDAKVKKPADAERYRLERLAEAERLQMIMQVEAEAESIRIKGEAEAFAVEAKGRADAEQMAKKAEAFQQYKEGAMVDMLLEKLPLMAEEISRPLSQVKKVTMVSSGNGEVGASKLTGEVLDIMTRLPETIEKLTGVNITQVTGKPTRMG